The DNA segment acatgtgtacgtgtgtgtgtgtgtgtgtgtagtgatCGAAGGTGGGTGATCTGTGCGATTGAGGAAAGGCGAAAGCGATCGAGGAAACGAAACTgcaccacaacacacacaatcgacaTCGATATTCACAGGAAAAAGGGATTTCATTTTTTACCTAGCCTAACGCGGGGCTGCTAGAGCGCGTGTTGTGGATCAGTGAGCATTGTTTTTAGGTGAGCTTAGCGGGGGAAATAAGATAGATCGATCGACGCAGCGCAATCAAAACGGTCAACTAGGGGGGCgcatagaaagagagagggagagatgcTTTAAGCATTGTGCGATTGATATTTATACCTCCCCACAGCCAAGATTGTAACACACAACAACCAAACTATGGTACTATGTTCGATCGTTCGACACATTCTGCCGGTCGATTTTGCGTAGGGACAAGTGGCGGGAGGACGCAATTGTGTAGGATAGATCTAATGAATTGCTCACGTGGAAATAGAAAAACGAAATATAGGTCAACCGGCGCTTTCCGTGAATCCGTGCATCGATCTTAACACATGCACGCCGTTTTCCTTTCTCTTGTGGTGCCAGTGGTGCGCGGGAAGCGAAGCGTGTAAGCCAGGAAAGCCcacgagtgtatgtgtgttcaaTCAGCAAACGTCTGCCCTCATCCGGttaggttttgttttcgttttctttcagcCAAGCTTTACCAATGATTGTACGCGCTTAATATTGGCGAAACACAGGAGAAATGggagaacaagaagaaggCCCAAACTATAGTGCAGCCGGCGGCAAGAAGGTGTGAGAAGGGTGGGAGTGTGTGTCCGGAGTAGAGAAATAGAAAGCCGCACGGCGACGGTGTGTGTAGTTTTTGCGGATCGAAGCAACCGCGGACCCGTGAATGCAACGCAGAAGTGTTGGGCATGAAGCAGGAGAGAAGTACAGTATGCGATTTGTACAgattaatagaaaaaaagcaacagaaaCTTTAAGTGCGCTTGGGTGCAAGGAAAGGTTCTCTTCTGGTTACGTAGCTTCttttcatacttttttttttcgtttgttttattcatccGTTACGGCTACACAGAGCGAGCAGCAGGGAATAGTCTTCAAGCCGGATCGTTataatcagtttttttttcggggggagttttgtttcgtttcgtgtgGAACGTTCGTAGCTTAGCACGACGAAACACAGTCGGTAAAGAAAAGGGATACGTActgaaaggagagaaaaaagcggAAGAAGGAGTAGGAAGACACGTAATCAATATGCATTACACATCCGCTGTCCAAGCTGCGCCGCTACTAGCTAGCCGGACTTGAgatggtggtgtgtgcggGAGAGGAGAGCTAGAGCTTCGTTTTGCGCTGGTacgtatgtttttttttttgctagttaAGGTTATACCATAGAATGGATGTTGCGATTATGTATTGAAAACACATGTGTACTACCAACTaccaactactactactactactactacttctggAACTATCTCTACTAATCTACTCTGTACTATTGTTTATGGAATaatttgaatataaataaGCATTACTCGGCTgaacacacaaccacacacgcTCGCTCGCATAGAACAGGGAGCTGATTTGCTGATTGATTAATTTGTAATACAGTTTATATtactcttttttatgtttaatcaAGGTATATTCGTAAATTATATACagtgcgaaaaaaaacaaggaaaaccaATTGCGAAAAATATAGAACATGAAACATTGATTCAAAATATGGTGTGTGAGCGTTTTGcggtaatatttttattctaaTCAAAACCGAAATTAATGTTTATTATCACATATCTTGTAGCAACATTCAATAACGACTCAATGTATTCGTTTGTTGCTTATGAGCACATTCAGCTTTTGCTTATCTCCCCAAAAAGGTAAAGTGTTAAAGGGAATCTTGTActgctccctctccggaactCTATCGTTGTAACATGGtttcaatttttcttttcagATCCTTCCGCCGGCTGCTTTCCAGCGCTTTCAGCAGCACGCCAACGTACTGGTCCAGCGCAGCGTCATCGTACTGCATCTCGGCCCGCTCCAGCGTCTCGTAGATGCGCGTCTTCAGATCCTGCCTGTTGCGTTCCTCGATTTCGTCCAGCTCGCCCACCGGGACGTTCAAAAACCGGCCAAACACCTTCCAGCTTTTGCCGATTTCAAGCTGCAGCAGCGAGTAAATGCCCTCACGCTGCCGGAGATACGCATCGCGCTTTGCGTTTGTCGTTGCAGTGGGCGGCCGTGGCGTTACTGCTGGGGGTTCGGTGGATTCTTGCAGTTTAATCCTTTCTACCTCCTTCTCCAGCAGCGTTCGACGATCCCGGTGGCGTagatctaaaaaaaaagatgtgaTGAAATAAGGTGAGATAAGGAATTGCAACTCCATAGAGAGAATGAGAAATACCTTCCAAATAGAACCGACGAACAGGTTCATAGTGCGATCGTAGCACATCCCTGTAGGAGGTGAGTGCGCCGCCAACCTCTTTTGTGTCCAGTGCCAGCACAAACCGCTCGATCAGATCCGGCTTCAGGAGGCTTAGCAGATTTCTCTGCTCCATTAACGCGACAAGCTGTTCGAATTGGGTGATACGCGAAAGTTTGCGACAGGAATGGATATCTTGCCGTACTGATTGTTTGCAGCGCTCCAAACGTTCCGGACCGTGGCAGGCATTCTGTGTCAAcagtttcaaattcaaataatcCTTGCACAACCGTTCGTACACCGACCGATGATCCTGCACGGATATTCGTTCCATCCCTGCGGTGcacctgcgcactccggggctGGTCTGCTGATATAAATACACTTTGTGGATGAGCAGTGTGAAGATCAGCACGATGTGAAGCGTGTGTTGGTAGAGCAATCACGGTGAAAGCAACGTTTCGGCATAGGAATAAGAATGTATTGTAAAGTTTCGTACTTTTAGTATCTTTTTTCTCGAAAACAATTGAGCAAAGCTTGGACGTCACAGTTTTGCCAAGTTGATTCAGACAGAGGTCGCGGTTATACAAAGTCTTTTGGTGGGCGCATTCCATGTATGAACGGTGATTTATGTTTCTTTCGCTATAAGTAGCAGTAAAACTATGAACCTTACTTtctatacaggcggtccccgagatacacggttaatggggaccgaaaacggccgcaaaataccgcgtatctcgaatttccgcgtaagtcgaatctcgtgatttccagctaaaatatcacaaatgttcgtgtaattttgcaaggagggggcggttttagtcattttatgaattatttgatatgattctgactgaatataactgttttaaaccttttgaaatagttttgaacattcgatcaaaacggaaattatttggcaatttgcaattgatgtgtcaaatcagtacaatttgctcaaagaattgtcaaatttagaaaaccgcgtgtctccgaatccgcgtataagaggtaccgtgtatctcggggaccgcctgtagttgaatttgtttatttggtgatctttcatttgaataattttgaatcaAAAACATTATTCGTTTCAATCTTAACCACCCTATGTGGATTTAATCAACCACCCAGTATGTACGTAGGCCAGGTTTTCTCGAGCTCGCCAATGCTCCAAATAGGTGCGATTTGCCTTCGCTGGCGAGCGTTTTTGAAAGGCGTTGCGAGGGGTATTGAGGGTTCAAAATGGCTACCCACCCAAACAATCTCACGCTGGTGTGCGATTGTGTTGGAGGACAAAATTAAATGGCCAAAAAAATTAATACACTCCACCActtcctccctctctctggtTGACACTACATTGCATATGTGTCTGGTCTGGTGACgacgattgaatgtgccaagatgaaatatttttttatcaatttgcgAAATAAATTACTTATTTAACAAAGTTTaagcaaaattaaatacaaaactcGTTTCTCGACACGAGTTTTCTAGCAAGTCcaccagaaaaaaaaggaaaaataatcggttcgcgctaccgcgaaaatctctACAATACCGAAGTTGCGAAGAAACAGCAGGCGCagaaaatttgacagttcaactgttctacaactgttgtaaacaaggcgcgaatttcgcggtaccgcgacgatctcggttcgtgTATTTCTAGCCTCATTTTGAAACGATCGACTCTAGGCAAGTGAAGGAAGGGTAGCgaaaatgagcgagatgcGGCGATATTTCTAACGTCAAAAAGCCTCACCATGTTGTACGGGAGCAAATTGATCAATAACAAATCGGATGTTGTCAAACAATGCGCAAAAAAATGcgaaatattaataaaaactgcACTTTAAATAGGAGAACACACTAAAATTATTACAAACATTGATTAGCGAACGAGCAATATTCAAATAACACGTGCAATAGGGTATAGTAAAGCAAAGAACGCGTGCAGCTGACCAGTGCAAACAACACACGCGCGGGGGCTGAAACGCACCGGGCAGGGGAGGATGACCGCCGCAGTCGTCGGCAGCAAGCGAACGAAGTAGGCAACGGTTGTTattcggtcggtcggtcggtttcgCGGCAGGCCGCAAGGTAGCACAGCCagtgcagtagcagcagttgGGTCGCAAACACACTTTCGCTTCTCctccaagcgcgcgcgcgagcgccgAACGAACAAAACGGCCTGCCCAGAGCGtaacgatattttttattctatttccACAACCCCGTGTGACGCcccgcgtatgtgtgtgtgatgataaGCAATGGTTAGTGGCGACGGGGTAATTGGCGACGCGCATTCTGCGTGCACAATTTAACCAAAATAAAGGGCACGAGATTTGTGTggtgtgcatgcgtgtgtgtgtgtgtgtgcgaagagaggaagagagagtaGTACTGGTTGGGTGTACAGGGTTTGCAGGTCATCCCCTGCGAGGGCGAATGTTTTGCCAGTGAAAATGCGTAAAAACACACCGAGTGTGTGCCGAAATCCCACATcacaataaacacacacacaggcacactcGGATGCACAGGAaccagagagggagagcgagaggcATCGTGACGTCGACCATATTGAAAGATTTTCATCCCCTCGGGGGGCGTTCGGTGCTGAAAACAACACCCCAGAGCAAGCCATGAAATTTGTATTTGAAGCGCGCGCGACAGtgcaaaatggaaaatcggctcgcagtgtgtgtgtgtgtgtttgtgtgctgttgtgaCGACGTTAATTTGGTGTTAATTTAACGCATACCCAGTGAACGGGAGTGGCGATCCTACTAACGGAGTGTGTGCGTAGCTGCCCTTACGATTGCCCGAACGCGGTGAAAATGCATGTGTGAGGGGATTGACAGGGCAGCAATGTAAAATCGAGCACACACAGTAATCTAGAAGCTTGCAAAGAATCtaacatgtgtgtgtatgtgtgttttgtgcttaTCGATTTTGGTCGAAGGTGCGTGTGCTGTGTTTGCCCGTGTGTGTCTCAATCCAGGGGGTGAAGGGAGAGGGCATCACGTTTTTCGTCTgcgcacatacaaacacgcaccGCCTACTGTGCATGCGAAGCCTCTGTGTCCCGTGTGCGAATGTATGTGAAAGTACGGAACTGACATTttagagcgagcgagcgagcgagcgagagagctagagagaggagaaagcaaacaaaaacaataggGCCGCGCTGTCGctgcaaaaaccaaaacacaacacagcagcaCTTTTTCGCACCAAACAGACCAATTTCACTGTTTctttggatgtgtgtgtgtggttcctcttttttttgtgggttttCCGGATCGTGAGAATCTCGGTTCGGGGGGGATGTGGTCACCCCACCGGGTGTTTTATGTAATACACAGATTCTGCCCGCAATCACAACCGCGCCCCACAAAAGacgtgaagaaaaacaaacgcaccgAAACGTCCCTTAATTGTGTTAATTAAGCCCCGCTCTCTTGCACATATCACCATGCGAGTGTGAACCTCAAACCTCCTCCTCTTGAATGTAGTGTTTCCCAACAATTTCCTTTCCAGCCGTGTTTCTGACAGCAGCTTTTTAAAGCGTTTCGCGAAAAtacgccaccagcagcagaacaGCACACGAGCCAAGCAGGCGGCGGCAGTAGGCGAGATGCTGTGAGATGGCGCTAGGATAGTTTCACACGTTGTGTGCGTGCTtgccactgtgtgtgtttgtgtatgtacaGTAATGGAGGTGTTCTAAAAATATAAGGCAAACAGTTTTGTCTGATTTCGGTGTcgtgagtgcgtgcgtgcaagcaagagagagagacacccTCAAAGAGGGGGAGTATCTCGAGTGAAGAAAATCGATCTATCACCACGCAACGACCCTGGGCGTTGTTTGTTGACCATTGTTGCCATTGATAattagtggtggtggtggtgaaggtggtggtgatggtcaGTAGCGGCGTTTGAAGGGCATTCGAAGGTACTGGTGGAGACTGCCCTTCTGGAAAGGAGCAACCGATTGCAACGGTCGCAGTAGATCAGCGCGATCAAACACACCATCCTCCTGACGCCGAGTGGTGAAGAAGCAAAATTACCTCAACCCTTAgtagcaaaagcaacaaccaCGAACAAGATGTCGATATCGAACGGGAAAACCTCTTCCGACATCGAGAATGTAGACTGGAACTCGTCCGGGATGTTGACCCACACCAGGTAAGCGGGTCGGAAATCAGGTTGCTAATACGATGTTCCCCTTTTTCCTATAGGATCGTGCTACGGGAACCGGTTCCAATAGGAGGGCCCTGTGTGTTGTAGTGCCATTGGGTTCGTCGCCAatgtttttgctgtttattTGCTCACGAGGCCGTTATTTCGCATAGACACAAATACCCCGACCGCACGGACACATTAGCGGTTTTCTGGagagcagacacacacacacacactgcactggAACCAGTTGCTATTGCCAACCATCCTTTTCGCTCGGTTCGGttagatacagggtttcccacgatttattggttggttcccacgatttattggtgcgttcccacgattttttggtcatttcccataattttttggtagcaacccacgatttattggtcggttcccaaatattattggtcggttcccaaatattattggtcgtttcccaaatattattggtcggttcccaaatataatataatataataccgaccaataatatttgggaaacgaccaataatatttgggaaccgaccaataatatttgggaaccgaccaataaatcgtgggttgctaccaaaaaattatgggaaatgaccaaaaaatcgtgggaacgcaccaataaatcgtgggaaccaaccaataaatcgtgggaaaccctgtaagatcGTTGGACGGGGAAAAGGGTCCAAGCAGGCAATGCTAATCAAAGCTCTATCAAGGGAGCAATTACAGACAGGGAAAACACATTTCATCATTTACTGTTTGATAGCAATCGCAATGCAAAAGAAGAATGGTTCTCGCAACTGATAAGTCGCTGCAATTTTGCGGGCAGAAAATGACAATTTTTGTGTGGAAATTGCcatgaatgatttatttttaaacttttatcGGAGATGAAATTGCTATGAAAAGCTGCATGCCTAGGACCTTGTGCATGATGTCACAAAACCACCCACAACCCACCGGGCCCTGTTGCCTTTCACCTTCAGCGCTTTTCACGCAtagtttgtgtgcttgtgatTAACCACCTAGACCACCACTGCTTTCGCCTACTTTCGCCTACTTTGTGTGTATATGCTGAAGGATACTTTTCCCTTCCGACGGACGGGGACACAACAAATAACAGCGCTGTCGTGCGATTTATGCATAGCTCTAATTAATCCGATCAAAGAACTGTCGGCTAATCCTGTCGGATTTACCAGCCCACggaacaaccaccaccaacactgcAACAAATTACAAAGCTGATTCGGTGTAAATTTATTCCCCATACCACCACCATTCGTTGGCGGGCGTTGAGATGAATCTCGTTTGTTGggataaaaaaagggaaataaaagaaacggTGCACCGTTTCGGTTCATTGGCCGCGCGTATGCTGCCCacacttgttgttgttgtgcatcGGCGCGAATGTGAATGAACGTGACCCACGCAAAAGACGAAAGTGCAAAACACAGCCGTGTGTCGTCGTGCACAATCTGCACTCGCACCACGTGGTGTGGAGGGGAGACACAAGTTTCTTGCTCGTGCTGggagcacaacaacaacagcagcagtatggGTACAAAGGCAGGCCATGCTGAAGCAGTTGAAGGTGCGCGATGCTTGCGCCTTCAGCGACGAACCTTCCCTCACCTCCCTCCCATTAAAACCCAAAGTACTCTTACGATGGTTTGCGCCGTTTGTGAGAAGAGAAGAAGGGGGAGAGATGCACACAAAGGGGTAATTATTTGTAGTTGCCGCTGGTCGAGCTTTTCGGCCGCTACTAACGAGCCTCTCCTTAGCTGACCCTTGAGGTGTGTGCTGTAAGGCGAAGAGGAGAGCCCTGTGGCGGTGTGCTTTCTTCTCAACTATAAACGCACGCGCGGTCGCGCACGCCGTTTGGATGCGTTTCGATATGCGTGTGAAGGTTTCTCGTGccgctgcctgctgctgctgctacttctaATGAAATGTTTTCACCCTGACAAATTAGCGAAGGTGAGAGGAATGAGATGAGAAGGACGCTAACGACGTGCGTGTGCGAGCAGATGAGAGCAATTTAAAAGGTTAAACTGTGTTTGCCTCCCACCCCCCTCTCGCCTGCTGCATACATTAGCATATCTTATTGGCGAGGCTATGATCGGACAGAGCAGTTGCAGTTTTATTAGAATCATGTTATATCTAGGGTAAACATTCTATGGAAAAATGTCCTTAACAGAGGGAAAAGCTCATAAACGATCTACCGTTTGACTTTTTGATGACCTTCCCTGCTGTTAAGCTCCTCCTCATTCTTACCCTCCTTGTGGGATACTTTCCTCGGCGTTGACCTTACTGTGTGCGTGTAAGTAGCGGTTGACAACGCGCTCTAAAAACGTCACCAGCCACATAATCATGCCATGCAAACTGCCATTAAAAAGAGGAGAAGATGCTGTAACATGTTAAGCTGCTTTCGTTTTGGCTCTACAAACACTGTTCTTTCACTGTCGTCCTGCGTCCTTGGTGGCATTGGGAGCAAGCAACGGGAAGAGCTAAAATGCGAACGATAgcttttctttcccctttctccgaagaaaaaaaaaactctgtcCTCCCTTGCACACCACAACACGCGTTGCAGCACACTTGCATCCAATTTGTTCGATCTTGCGACGTTCTCTGATGCAACGGCAACGACAGTTTTCCAGCTGCAGTTTTCCACACACAAAGAGACGAAGCGGGTGGGatactagtgatgggagcATGGAATCAGAGAGagattccgatttcggagccaattctggagccgattccggaaccgattccgaaatcgattccgaagcTGTTTCCGGAACTAATTCCGGGGTTgtctccggagccgattccggagtcgactctgaatctagaatcaattccgaaattggaatcggctccagaatcggctctgCAATTTGCTATGGAAAAAGAATCAGAATTGGAATTGACTCCAGACTTGGAAAGAGCTCAGGATTGAGactcagttcttgaattgaaataagaagtttcagaagctaaactcagtccgggaatctccatgagaatcgATCGTTTACAATTGAATTTGGATTCTTCGCGGatatcaatacgtagcatcattggacccaaaggTCTATTCTTATGAAGAAACCGAAACGGATTCCAATTTCGAAACTGATTCTAATTCCGAAACcaaatccgattccggagccgatttcaatGACGGgcccgattccgatgctggaaccGATTATGATTCCGAAGTCGATTTCTGAGCTAATTacggagctgattccgaaaCCAGTTCCGGTGCCAATTCCAAAACCagttccggagtcgattccgaaattgATTCCAGAACCAGTTCCGGAACTGATTCCAGAAGCAGtatcggagccgattccaaaaccagttccggagtcgattccggagtcaattccAGAAATTGATTCCGAAGCTACTaaccggaattgattccagcaAAAACATTGGAGCTtgccagaatcgattccgacgataacttcatttttccccatcACTAGTGGATTCCCTCTGGGAAAGGATgggaaaaggggggggggggggggtgagtcATAAAACCCCTCTCCCTCTCCTGCCTCCCGATGGTATCGATCGTACCGACAGTTTGTTGAGCGCatatttgcacacacacacacaccctcccaCCGGTAGCACCGATGCCCGCCTCGCCTCCTTCCTTTGTGGCCGATGTCCAGCATTTCAGAATGTCGGGAAATTGTCACAGCGTAAAACACCTGCTACCATCATCGGTCGCTTCGACCTCTaaaccccaccaccacccacccccAACGGATGgagccggggggggggggaggacaaATATCTGGGAATGGTTGAGATTCATTCTGAGCTGTTGCGTTagtgcggctgctgctgctgctgccagatGTGGCAAGAACGTGCTCCGATACAATATTAAATTACCTTCCCTTCGTTCCCCCCCCTTCCTCCCCTTCCTCGGTACACTGGCCGCTGGTACGCAAATAAATgcacgtgcagcagcagcagcctgtgTGTGcattctgcgctggaaactggaACACGGCGGtcttgtttctctctctcggcaTTGCTGCAGGCTCAGGTGATGACACACACATGGTGTGATCCCGGTGGTAATGGGGGACACATTAAACACGGAGAAGAGGAGAAGGGGGGGACTATGTTATCAGTGCAAACGCGCAAACAAAAGCGCGCAATCGCCCCTTGAGCCAGTGCGGCGTGTCGCGTGGTCATTCACTGTTTTATCTTCTGCTTTCGGCGTCGGCCGTCGGACAACACACGCCGTTATGGCCTTTGTTTGTGAAGGCAGGGGAAtgtgggagggaggggggggttgTGTAGTAGCGGGAATTAGGCCCAGCTTTAGACTTAATTTAGCTTCCGTTCTCggaagcacaaacacacaggttGGCCAATGATAATGAGCTTATCATATAAAAAAGGTGGAGGGGGGCGGGGAGATTACATAGCATCTGACACTCCGAGGACAACACACACCGAAGGAAAGCGAAATGGTTTCCAGGGGGAGTAGTTCTTCCCACCCCGTGCATTGTTATCTAATTAAGCACATTATCAATGAAACGGTACGAGGGCCTTTTGATAAGAAGGTGAGAAAGAGTTCAATGGTAATGAATTGTATCACTCTTTAGAGCTCACAATAAGCGAGGTTTTGAAGTACTATTcgtgttgtattttttattccgattttttttttttggtactaATTCCACACTTGTCGAACGTGTGTGCTCATGCGTGACATTAACGATGGAATtcaatgtttttattattttatttttcaactcTTCAAGCACGACAAACCCGTTAAACTCTCTTCCAGAGCTACTGCAACCACTACTATTGGGTGCAATAATTTCCTGCAGGTTACTATGCAATCGCACAAGTTGCATTTTGCTGCCTCGGTTTCGCTTTTACATCATCTTTCAGGCAGGGTTAGGACCGCCCGGGTTCGTCGCCACTTTTGCAATGTTTCAAGTACCACAGCCTCTTTACTTAACAAAcatccaccgccaccgcccccCTTCCACCCAAATGCTGATGCAACTAATGCCCACTAATGCACATTTTTCTCAAGTAGCCACCAGTTTCACCGAGCGTTGTTCGTCGCCCGGGTTCGTCGTCAACCCCCGGACAACTCGTGTTCGGTCGCTCGGGGAAAAGAAGCGAACGAACGTGTAAGCTCCCCATTCGGGTGGGCATTGGTTGAGAAAAGCTTATTCCGGAGATGATAAAAGCAGAAATTAAAGTGCTTTTAAAAGGGAAAACAGTCGTTTTTCCGGTACTAATTTTTCCATAATTTTCTCTCATAATTTGCATCCCAAAAAAGGAACGTTTATGCAGCCAATTGTGTGcagctttgttgttgtttttgtttcgtgtcacacacacacacacacacacacacacatgggcaCTAATTCCTcacaaattgaaaaatgattATTGCCGCTTGTTAAATTGTGTGTAATATTGCTCCCGGGGGGTGGAGATGGGTTGGAGTGCGCCTCCCGTAATGGGGTGTTGTTGCTCAttagaactttttttttcttatgacTCAATGCGAGACCGGTAGGGAGGTACCAAACACTTGACTTGAAGCCATTCGCTCCCGGAGTAGTGGGTGGGTGTTGCACGATCTTCTCTGACGTCAACTAACAACGCCCCGGCCCGGTGGATTGCACAAATGCGAGTTGTCTGCTACCGATAATAGTTTCTCCAGTGGCGCGCGCTGTGGCTTTGTTTCTCTACTTTTAGAACTGGTTTGTATGAGATGAGCGGCTtctcccgtgtgtgtgtatttatcgAAGTTTCCAGCGCAACGACtcacctttttttatttgtttttgttttttttagagcGAAGATCGAGACGCGCAAAGTAGCGCGATAGATACATTAGGAAAAGACCGGTTCAGTtcagcaaaagcagcacccGCTGACGCCGCCCATATTAGACGACGAACCGCGCGGTTTAACCTTCGAGTACAGTACGGtggtgagcgcgcgcgcgggctGCTCTATTGCGCAACAGAGCCTCCTGCGTTGGGTTTGAGATCGCGATCGCGAATTTGTCGCGGTCGCGCTTTACTGGTCAGGCCCGGGGCCCGGCGTAGGTGTGAAAACACCCTCAAAGGGCTTGGCTTGGTGTGCAGGGCACGGTTGGACGGGCCGGACGGACGGTCCGGTTATTGTTTTAGGGGTCTGAAAAGGGAAAGCGGGCGTGGTGCGCTGGGCCTGGGCTTGGACGATGCTGCAATCACGCTTCTTGGCACAAGGTCGGTCGGTCCATCATAAAGCTCACCGGTGCATGTCTCCCAGCtgggggcttttttttttttggtctgtGTGTGATTATTTTCCTTGGCGAAAATTAGCATAAAGGTTGATCGGGTCGGTTCCGAGCCATAAACAAAACGTGCTGCCAATTTTCCACTCCTCTCTCCAAGGTACCTCTCACGAACAACCGTAAAGTTTCAACCTGAAAGGCGGCATGCCAGCGTAAATTGTTATGGCCCTTTATTGGCCACT comes from the Anopheles coluzzii chromosome 2, AcolN3, whole genome shotgun sequence genome and includes:
- the LOC120948741 gene encoding fas-associated death domain protein; translation: MERISVQDHRSVYERLCKDYLNLKLLTQNACHGPERLERCKQSVRQDIHSCRKLSRITQFEQLVALMEQRNLLSLLKPDLIERFVLALDTKEVGGALTSYRDVLRSHYEPVRRFYLEDLRHRDRRTLLEKEVERIKLQESTEPPAVTPRPPTATTNAKRDAYLRQREGIYSLLQLEIGKSWKVFGRFLNVPVGELDEIEERNRQDLKTRIYETLERAEMQYDDAALDQYVGVLLKALESSRRKDLKRKIETMLQR